The window TGTACTCAATATGACAATTTGATTTTTCAGAAGGATAGCTTTGAATGAAGTCTATGCCCATGCTGTACTAGGGAAGCATCCACATGTAGTACGGTACTACTCTGCTTGGGCAGAAAATGATCATATGATCATTCAAAATGAATACTGTAATGGAGGTTCTCTTGCTGACTTAGTGGACAACAAGCCTGGCAGAAAACTAAATGAACATACACTCAAACAAGTTATGTTACATGTGGCAAAAGGTTTAAAGTAAGTATTTTGAAAATTTGGGCCATATTAATCACACGTTTCTTTGCCGCTAATTTATCCTCAACCCTTTGTTATCATTCTCAACCATGGTAGTAATGATCTTATTTCtatgtaatgaaataaaaaaaattttatcttgttaaaattaaagaaaagtgttttATTGTCAATTTTaagttgatttattttattctatattttttgtatttattgtttattcattattaattattttattttactttttataagatttattttatttatttattatatatatatatatatatatatatatatatatatatatatatatatatatatatatatatatatatttatttatttatttattttatttatttattttatttatatatatatatatatatatatatatatatatatatatatatttatttatttatttatttatttatttatttattttatttatttattttattttatttatgtttttggtGTTACAAATTTTATTGTCTTGTTCCAACAGGTACATCCACTCACTACAGTTAGTACACATGGACATCAAGCctgcaaacatattcatctCTCGTGAGCAGAAGGTTAATTTACAAGGTGAAGAGTCAGCTGATGATGGCTTTGAAGAGGAacatgtggaagaagaggaagaagtcacATATAAAATAGGTCAGTAATAACCTCCTGTTATATGCAAAGTGTCATCATTATTGCCTTTGAACTCTTCTAGAGACCTTCCATGAATGGAATAGCCATATTAAGAAAATAGCTTTTGGGTGTATAATCTTAACTTGGTTTTTGACCTCAGTATGTCTTTGCAACTAACGGTTTGGTGTATTCTTTAATGATCAGATCCTTTTGAAAAATGATTTAAAACAAGTGAAAAGTATTGTGTGGATGGGTTTATGGACACCTTTCTCTTTAGTATCCCAGATCTCATGGTTTACTCCTTTGCATATGCTGTTCTCCCACTGAAGGATATTTTGGTCATTTGTATTATGTTATATTATGTCCTTGGAAAGATTTGGATCAGATACTGTGGACAAATTGGAAGGGTGTTTCAAAGTAGGCTGTTTGAAGGAACTGTGTAGtaatacatttttcttaatGTAAGAATATATAAGAATTTGTCATATATCTATCACTGAATGTGGTTGTATTTTCCCATACTTTACTAAtacttttatcttaattttcagGTGATTTGGGGCATGTTACATCTGTAGTTAATCCTCAAGTAGAAGAAGGTGATTGCAGATATCTTCCCAGAGAGATTCTTCAAGAGGACTTTTCAAATTTAGCCATGGCAGACATATTTGCTCTTGGACTAACCCTGTATGAAGTGGCAAGAGGTGAACCTTTACCCCTAAATGGTGAGGAGTGGCATGCAATACGCAACGGAGAACTTAAACAACTCCCAGGATACAGTGTTGAACTTCAGCTGTTATTGAAGCAAATGGTACAACCTGATCCAGCAGCACGACCAACTGCATCACAACTGGTCTACCACCCAATCCTTTGCCCTCCCACTGGTATGTCCAGAGCACAGCTTCGGCGTGAACTTAATGCTGAGAGACTAAAGAATGATATACTATCTAGACAGTTGAAAGAGGCAGCAAAGTGTCTTCAGAACTTAACACCTTCTGTAGCATCAACCATTGTAGCTGTAGCATCTGGTGTGCTAGCTGGAGTAGCACCTGTTAGTGTTCCTGCTTTGCCACATGCAAGATCGGGTCCTACCACCAGGAATTCCAGACTAATAGGTAAAAAATCAAACAGAAGTGTGAGCACAAGTAACTTTTAGTGTAATTTTGTAAGAAATTATATTGTTCACGAGTCAAGTTAAGGAAAGGATTAGTCAATTTAGAATTTCAGTCATTTGATAAAGGCATCGGTGTTGCATCTGCATATACattctgatatatatattttacttgtCTGGATGATTCCATCACATGCAGGCTCAGAATGTAAGTGTAGTAGACAATATGTGATTTTACAAATGGCATGTGGGATGGAGTCAGACTTCAAGGGGTGGTTCTAGTCTCTGCATGATATTTATTCATGCAATGCTCACATTGATGTTAAGCCCAAGGGCCATAGGAAAGCTGTTTTATACACTGAAATAAGTATTACAGTATGAACTCTGCTTACAGAGGGCATTGCTGTTCTCAGTGgttaacaaaatatatatatatatatatatatatatatatatatatatatatatatatatatatatatatatatatatatataaaacacacacacacacacacacacacacacacacacacacacacacacacacacacacacacacacacacacacagttgcaaATATGCTTGTGAAGAGGTGCTTCAGTTTTGTATGCTTTGTGTGGTCTCAGATCCCTGGGTCTACATTTAGTactcattgaagaagaggtttTATTTTGCTTGCTGTGTATAGATTGAAATGGAACTTCAATTTCAAACACCAAATAATTATTCAAGGTTTTATTTGCTGTATATAAATTTAAATGGAATTTGAGATAAATTTGTTTAAGATCTGCATTTTAGGTAAGTAATAAACTTGGTTGTGCTTTTGCTGTCAGCATACATCAAATTTGCATTGTAACAATCATATAATTATGTGCCTTATTAATTGTGATAGTAGTTGTATCTCCTTTAAAGTATGTATTGTCCAGTTATTTTcatggcattattattattttatttttatttttactttttatctttattttttattcccttgTTCACTAGGattttttccatatatatatatatatatatatatatatatatatatatatatatatatatatatatatatatatatatatatgtgtgtgtatatatatatatatatatatatatatatatatatatatatatatatatatatatatatatatatatatatatatatatatatatatatatatatatatatatatatatatatatatatatatatatatatatatatatatatatatatatatatatattcattcattcattcataataAATTTTCTTTGGGATAAGCTGCTGCCTGTGGAACTTTTTCAGACTGTCTTCCATAAAGACATTCCGTGTACTGTGATTTCTTGCCTTCTTGTACTGTTTTTGTATAAATAAattttatattactattatgtaATTTCTTAGCTCTTGCCATAAAATGAGTAAGTTATTTGTCTCATTTTGCAGTGAGGGGAATATTGTAGCCCTCTATGTTTTAAGCTTGGAAAGAAGTACTTTGTTAGTGAAATAGAGACTTATTCACTGCCCTTCATTAATTCCAAAAGCTTGTAATACATAAATGCCTATTTTGTTGAATATGCTACACAGGAATGAATTTAGATATGGTCATTGTGTGTTTATTGGCaataactttttatttatatatatatatatatatatatatatatatatatatatatatatatatatatatatatatatatacacatatacatatatatgagagagagagacgcacacaaTAACCATATCTGCATTCATTCCTGTGTAGTGTATAATACCTGTTattagtgacaaaaaaaaaaaaaaaaaaaaagtttatttatATGTAGACATTATTTCATTGTGATATTACGAGCGAGTACTTATGTACATACACCTGGGCATGGAATGTGGGATGAGCGAGATATAGGAAGTACAACTTCGCTGCAGAAGTGTCAATTTCCATAGTTTTGAATCTCCTTTTTATGACGCAATGGGAGTTCCCTGGCCAATCCATCACCTGATTGATTggttgatacatttattgttgaattaataaataattacaacaaaggaggaggatgggccttgccacccaccccgtgggcaaagacttaaggttaaagtatcacaaaaataaatctggacagtatacacaacaagaatacaagtatttcaataaataaatatacatattgcacaccttattgcctaagacatcctacagtctgggagcaaactgagtatttccctgagggtggcagagtttagatggtcaatgaggctgtacaagtcatgctgaccttgtggcctaaatttagcaatgagaggacattccatgatatagtgacgcagagtgtgtccccttggtacagcacacaccaggagaagcactgactttccaaaagtatttgtagcctaatctgagcctcattgccaccctgtcatgtgatgcagtgtgtctcccataggtgtaagcacagctatGGGAGAcatgtgcatagtgaagacgtgctactgcccctatggcaacaaagctccaactgatcactaatgctactttgtacaaagtcctttaATGCTACTTTtcacataacccagagtgtgctcagtgccagggtccactgtgtcatcttgtagggcacactgagcaaggtggtctgctttttcatttaacgggatacccacatgagagggtatccagatgaaatggaccgtggcaccagcaccttctagggcgtggatgagatcaagacactcattaactagatcacagtccatggggaggtggattgaagagcgtacaatgcagcctgactgtcaataaagaaatatacattcttatggagaggtgccacaatgtggagcgcctccagtacagcatacagttctgctctagtggaagacatgggtgcagggagccgcctggaaacctcagtgtcagtgtagagactggcagagatctAGTCACGGATGaccagcccacatccagacctgctgccattgactgacccatcacaataaacatgaatagcctgaacgtgtgggtacttggacaatttagtcatgaacatcgtcttgcagcacatgagggagccagtccctcttgggctgatgcagtgagtgaatatcaacactgacacagtgagggttccaggcaggttgcagcggtgacataacaacgttaatacaagcctcggttatacctacacttgtcagtactaccaagatcttcctgaggtatggtgttgtaggagtgcaaggatcatgatacaggggggtcagtgatccctttagagagtcagagcccgtgcatagcatccgactaattgtgtgacaagtaatttcctgtaccctacacataatactcggcaggtgcagttcagctctgacgacttcaatccgtgcagtcctggggcatcccaagattatccgcatggcttcattctgtacaagctccaggggacagagttgggtggcactaaactgtattaaaacaggggctgcataatcaataagggaccgtatgacagatatatagaacattcttaggactggaatgcccggccccaggcccctgttggctagcagccgaagtggtgctagccgtggcagacagaggtctcgaacatagtggacggcttgaagagacttcctaaagctcatctgaacacccaggtacttgtgtatatgaactctagggatgggaatgttatttacagtgggcagccgagaccttccctttagcttgaaattttgttttacattcattaatcactagtcccatttggacacacaacgctgccagttgtgacaaagcaacctggagaatcctgggtgtggggcattggaggagtaagtcattagcatagatgaggacctgggtgccctgcggaaaggaacagcgcgcaattttgtccattaaaatattgaaaagcattggactaaggactccaccctgtggtgttccaagctcaaaaacttcctcaAAGGAGattgcaccttgaaaccaaacctgtgctgttctattgtacaaatagtccctgatccatcctaatagtctacctttgacacctttgagaatgagttcctccataataacatcttttgaccctgtcgaaggcacccttgagatcagcgaaagctctgcaggtagcatccttatttataagacactcaacaaaacaa is drawn from Portunus trituberculatus isolate SZX2019 chromosome 44, ASM1759143v1, whole genome shotgun sequence and contains these coding sequences:
- the LOC123518538 gene encoding LOW QUALITY PROTEIN: wee1-like protein kinase (The sequence of the model RefSeq protein was modified relative to this genomic sequence to represent the inferred CDS: inserted 1 base in 1 codon); this encodes MDVAMKLDFDTCDDEEGNASFRTLSSGCDDDGDMSGDDLPGVVPPSPSPARLFSPRKPLRPSVRPEGDGSTQAVDSPPYKKIRALRLFDSPATPKTLIQKSSAESSGRTASRSRLFLARQRSQTPANLGAPSTPSVTQQTKEQQQGKCPTKEAANINPFTPTGMMLSSRKRTRSKRELNSPSSVTQLPENMDFSIEESCCTDSCDECEEDAGRPTKRLAIHEANVSRYHHEFLELELIGQGEFGGVYKCHHRLDGCVYAIKKSLKPVAGSINERIALNEVYAHAVLGKHPHVVRYYSAWAENDHMIIQNEYCNGGSLADLVDNKPGRKLNEHTLKQVMLHVAKGLKYIHSLQLVHMDIKPANIFISREQKVNLQGEESADDGFEEEHVEEEEEVTYKIGDLGHVTSVVNPQVEEGDCRYLPREILQEDFSNLAMADIFALGLTLYEVARGEPLPLNGEEWHAIRNGELKQLPGYSVELQLLLKQMVQPDPAARPTASQLVYHPILCPPTGMSRAQLRRELNAERLKNDILSRQLKEAAKCLQNLTPSVASTIVAVASGVLAGVAPVSVPALPHARSGPTTRNSRLIGKKXKQKCEHK